Proteins from a single region of Bombus pascuorum chromosome 5, iyBomPasc1.1, whole genome shotgun sequence:
- the LOC132906994 gene encoding repressor of RNA polymerase III transcription MAF1 homolog isoform X1, whose amino-acid sequence MKLLESTRFEAINSALSIKTGDSKIIGRIESYSCKMAGNDKQLYKRFNAEQGFTPHDLQALSPPQTSLGTSPAQGYFSRSVSGDEDGPLCDTISRKTLFYLIATLNSAFHPDYDFSDAKSHEFSKEPSLQWVMNAVDSNLSATAVDHYRTLRTALWAAIDHEISLNECDIYSYNPDFASDPFGEDGCLWSFNYFFYNKKLKRIVFFPCRAINPLYVLDSGVGSDFAMDEDEDRY is encoded by the exons ATGAAATTGCTGGAGAGTACACGTTTCGAAGCTATAAACAGTGCCTTGTCCATCAAGACTGGAGACAGCAAAATAATAGGCAG AATAGAGAGTTACTCTTGCAAAATGGCTGGAAATGATAAACAGTTGTATAAACGTTTCAATGCAGAGCAAGGTTTTACTCCACATGATCTTCAAGCTTTATCACCACCACAAACATCTTTAGGAACATCACCTGCTCAAGGGTACTTTag CCGCAGTGTTTCTGGTGATGAAGATGGTCCACTATGTGATACAATCAGTAGAAAAACATTATTCTATTTGATTGCCACTTTGAATTCAGCTTTCCATCCAGATTATGATTTTTCTGATGCTAAGAGTCACGAATTCAGTAAAGAACCAAGCTTACAATGGGTCATGAATGCTGTAGATAGTAATTTGAGTGCAACCGCGGTTGATCATTATCGTACTCTTCGAACGGCACTTTGGGCTGCCATTGATCatgaaatatctttaaatgAATGTGATATTTATAG ttacaATCCAGATTTTGCATCTGATCCATTTGGAGAAGATGGCTGCTTATggtcttttaattatttcttctataataagaaattaaaacgcATTGTGTTTTTCCCATGCAGAGCAATAAA TCCTCTCTACGTGTTAGATTCTGGTGTTGGCAGTGATTTTGCCATGGATGAAGATGAAGACAGATACTAA
- the LOC132906988 gene encoding ubiquitin carboxyl-terminal hydrolase CYLD, with product MEKRNSSNREDRQISQYFVAKQNTILMRMSSECDKNVNTLRLGMLVEAVEDLGDSALKVRVIDTTGSEIWRGTEWRCHKFDLISVTPEVWKFLPAVSVPQERVRLANYKHLCEELMSLEINDTVWYCADPSGCTKFLAIIKYIGPVPQLGQGYYFGLDLLEGDQLSKTALVSNEYFVSTHSEGRFATLSNIFPIKPGGPTGLAKPDKNSCIKIETGNNYTNDKKKSVLDTIPPVLLERFTLYDDNKNNNRDQRSVSKEYHQSIKSTTHENDSNVTKNTTTHGNTPEKNENKKCGRTENLDLIVGSNVKVLLDSDVHYGIIRWIGTSPGITPGKLMAAVELGDNHPSGTDGTYKDVRYFHCRPHRAVFTDLDQCSRYDAIAKIDDPATSISTDNFGNMESSVIVGMVRPISVKGNLESICGKYRGIQGHHNSCYLDATLFSMFTFTSVFDNLLFRPPNEKDCPQYEEVQRVLREEIVNPLRKNMFVRADRVMKLRTLLEKLSSVSGLTSEEKDPEEFLTSLVAQILNAEPFLKLSSGQDAYHYQLFVEKDDHLNLPTVQQLLEQSFLTSNIRLKEVPSCLIIQMPRFGKSFKMYQKIQPTLLLDVTDIIEDSPRQCTVCGKLAEYECKECYGQCGVGLESIAFCLQCLEKVHRHERRTNHEPKKLIVPMEFAILQEHCLIPRLYLELSAVVCIETSHYVCFVKCGSGSEAPWCFFDSMADRKGEQNGYNIPEMVPCPDFPYWLSEEGGNYLTELTDDRHLPEHAKRLLCDAYMCMYQSPDVMMYK from the exons ATGGAAAAACGGAATTCCAGTAATAGAGAAGACCGACAGATCTCACAGTATTTTGTTGCCAAGCAAAATACCATTCTCATGCGTATGTCCAGTGAATGTGACAAAAATGTCAATACATTACGTCTTGGCATGTTGGTCGAAGCTGTCGAAGATTTAGGAGATAGCGCACTCAAAGTACGCGTGATTGATACTACAGGATCCGAAATTTGGCGTGGCACTGAATGGCGATGTCACAAATTTGATCTGATTTCTGTTACACCAGAAGTATGGAAATTTCTACCTGCTGTGTCAGTTCCTCAAGAGAGGGTTCGCTTGGCAAATTACAAACACTTATGCGAAGAACTTATGAGCCTAGAAATAAATGACACTGTTTGGTATTGTGCTGATCCCTCGGGATGTACCAAATTTTTGGCTATTATTAAGTATATTGGACCTGTGCCACAGCTTGGGCAAGGATATTATTTTGGCCTTGATTTGTTG GAAGGCGATCAACTATCTAAGACTGCTTTAGTAAGCAacgaatattttgtttctactCACTCTGAAGGAAGATTTGCTACACTAAGTAATATTTTCCCAATAAAACCTGGAGGTCCTACAGGTCTTGCAAAACCAGATAAAA attctTGTATAAAGATTGAAACAGgcaataattatacaaatgatAAGAAAAAATCTGTATTGGATACAATACCACCTGTCTTATTAGAAAGATTCACTCTATatgatgataataaaaataataatagagaCCAAAGATCTGTGTCAAAAGAATATCATCAATCAATAAAATCAACAACACATGAAAATGACAGTAATGTAACTAAGAACACCACCACCCAtg GTAATACAcctgaaaaaaatgaaaataaaaaatgtggaCGAACAGaaaatttagatttaattGTGGGTTCAAATGTGAAAGTACTGTTGGATTCTGATGTGCACTATGGAATTATTCGTTGGATCGGAACTTCCCCTGGTATTACTCCTGGTAAATTGATGGCAGCTGTAGAATTG ggTGATAATCACCCATCTGGTACTGATGGAACATATAAAGATGTAAGATATTTCCATTGTCGACCTCACAGAGCTGTTTTCACGGATCTTGACCAATGTTCACGATATGATGCCATA gcAAAAATTGATGATCCAGCAACATCGATAAGTACAGATAATTTCGGAAATATGGAAAGCTCTGTTATTGTTGGTATGGTACGACCTATTTCCGTAAAAGGAAATTTAGAAAGTATTTGTGGAAAATATCGAGGAATTCAGGGTCATCACAATTCGTGCTACTTGGATGCTACCCTTTTTAGCATGTTCACATTTACTAGCGTTTTtgataatcttttatttag ACCaccaaatgaaaaagattgtCCACAGTACGAAGAAGTACAAAGGGTACTACGCGAAGAAATTGTAAATCCACTTAggaaaaatatgtttgtaaGGGCAGATCGGGTGATGAAGCTCCGGACTttacttgaaaaattgtcGTCTGTGTCCGGGCTCACTAGTGAAGAAAAAG ATCCTGAAGAATTTTTAACGTCCTTGGTTGCTCAAATTCTGAATGCTGAAccatttcttaaattaagcTCTGGTCAGGATGCTTATCATTACCAACTTTTTGTCGAAAAAGACGATCACTTAAATCTTCCAACTGTTCAGCAACTATTAGAACAGAGTTTCCTTACGAGTAATATAAGATTAAAAGAAGTTCCTTCGTGTCTTATTATACAAATGCCACGGTTTGGAAAATCATTCAAGATGTACCAGAAAATTCAACCTACATTATTACTTGATGTAACAGATATAATCGAGGATT CTCCAAGGCAATGTACCGTTTGCGGAAAGTTGGCGGAATACGAATGTAAAGAGTGCTATGGACAATGTGGCGTTGGTCTTGAAAGCATTGCTTTCTGTTTGCAATGTTTAGAGAAG gTGCATCGACATGAACGAAGGACAAATCATGAACCAAAGAAGCTTATAGTACCAATGGAGTTCGCTATTTTACAAGAACATTGTCTGATCCCACgattatatttagaattatcGGCTGTAGTTTGTATTGAAACCTCCCACTATGTGTGTTTCGTAAAATGTGGTTCTGGTTCGGAAGCACCGTGGTGCTTTTTTGATTCTATGGCTGATAGGAAAG GGGAACAAAACGGTTACAATATACCGGAAATGGTTCCATGTCCAGATTTTCCATATTGGTTAAGCGAAGAAGGTGGAAATTACCTAACTGAATTGACAGACGACCGTCATCTACCGGAACATGCAAAACGACTGTTATGCGATGCATATATGTGCATGTATCAATCTCCTGATGTTATGATGTACAAATAA
- the LOC132906994 gene encoding repressor of RNA polymerase III transcription MAF1 homolog isoform X2, with translation MKLLESTRFEAINSALSIKTGDSKIIGRIESYSCKMAGNDKQLYKRFNAEQGFTPHDLQALSPPQTSLGTSPAQGRSVSGDEDGPLCDTISRKTLFYLIATLNSAFHPDYDFSDAKSHEFSKEPSLQWVMNAVDSNLSATAVDHYRTLRTALWAAIDHEISLNECDIYSYNPDFASDPFGEDGCLWSFNYFFYNKKLKRIVFFPCRAINPLYVLDSGVGSDFAMDEDEDRY, from the exons ATGAAATTGCTGGAGAGTACACGTTTCGAAGCTATAAACAGTGCCTTGTCCATCAAGACTGGAGACAGCAAAATAATAGGCAG AATAGAGAGTTACTCTTGCAAAATGGCTGGAAATGATAAACAGTTGTATAAACGTTTCAATGCAGAGCAAGGTTTTACTCCACATGATCTTCAAGCTTTATCACCACCACAAACATCTTTAGGAACATCACCTGCTCAAGG CCGCAGTGTTTCTGGTGATGAAGATGGTCCACTATGTGATACAATCAGTAGAAAAACATTATTCTATTTGATTGCCACTTTGAATTCAGCTTTCCATCCAGATTATGATTTTTCTGATGCTAAGAGTCACGAATTCAGTAAAGAACCAAGCTTACAATGGGTCATGAATGCTGTAGATAGTAATTTGAGTGCAACCGCGGTTGATCATTATCGTACTCTTCGAACGGCACTTTGGGCTGCCATTGATCatgaaatatctttaaatgAATGTGATATTTATAG ttacaATCCAGATTTTGCATCTGATCCATTTGGAGAAGATGGCTGCTTATggtcttttaattatttcttctataataagaaattaaaacgcATTGTGTTTTTCCCATGCAGAGCAATAAA TCCTCTCTACGTGTTAGATTCTGGTGTTGGCAGTGATTTTGCCATGGATGAAGATGAAGACAGATACTAA